TTAATCGATTAGTGCTATTTTGTGATTATAAAAGGAGTGCTTGAAGAtaaggtttttttgttttttgtttttttgcgtttatgctgggatgtgtTGCTGATAGGCAGCTATTTCATGACATAGACTGTGTGTTTTTATGGAGGAATCGCATCTAACCTTACCCTAGAGTTGGTTCACCCTCTGCCTATGATGTTGATTatggagacatacaaaatgtgaaGGGTTCGTGGGGGCTCCAGGAAGACGGTTGGGAGATCAAGGCAAATATGTTCCTGAAAAGCCACAGTAGGGACAGCCTCTATGCAATCTTCTAACAATGAAGGCATTGTTGATCTAGGGTCAAGCCAAGATGTGGCCAAGACTGAAAAATGTCTTGCTGAGCTCTCCTGCCCATTCTATATCCCTAAAAGGAGTGTCTGCAAGCAAGTATGGGCTACTTCAGAAATGATGATGTGTGGAGACCACTGGCATATTGTAAGCATAGCACACAGCTCAGTGGGGAACTGCTGATCTCATGCTATTACCCTGCTGACCAtgagagaaaacagcagttgatcTTTGTAAACAATAAATGCCATTACTTTGTAGTATCAGATTAAATGCTATTCTAGATACACAGATAATCCTGCCACTCATCTTCTCAGCAGCCAGGCGATTGAAAATCTATGACTGAGCTTATGTTTACCAAATTTGAGTGCTCTATGTATATATGTCAGTCAGAGTGGACGACCAAAATGTCTGGACCTCACCAGGAAGAGTTCAGGGTCCTACTTCCACACCAAAGTCCTATGTGAAGATTCTGGAAGAGACACTTGAATTTgatatatcatttatatattcCATTTTCTCTGAATATGAGCACACTGTAGTCGAGTTAAATCCAGCCCATTTTTGGTCATAGCAAAATTTTTGACTAAATTAGTTACTCCGTTTTACATTTGTACAGTGAATAATAgctgacaattctgtcatcatatgGGCCACAAACCTGTATGCATGAGTCTGCACCGCCATCTAGTGGCATCATATAAAACCACCATGTTAGGTAGAACGCAGCACAATCTCAATCAATCAGGTAGTTCTTTATGGCAATTAGCAAACGTCCAAAAGACTAGCTAGCTAGTTCAATTTTCTGTTTAtaaattttggattttttttattgggtagaaagacattttttttgtcacataccTGTCGGACAGTAGATGTTTACTAATTCTGTGACGGTGAACACTTAAAAGTTGAAAACCACTTGAATGCCAGTTCAACTAAAAGAAAACAGCCCTGGACCAGCCTACCAGTATTATGAATAAATGACCAAACGATTTGAGTCCATCAGTGAAAAGAATCGGTTCAAAAGAACGAGTCGCGAATCAGACGTCACGTGACGTATAATGCTGTGTTCAGTAAAAAACATGGCGACTGAGGAGGATTCGGAACATTATTTTGTTAGAGAAATAGAAAAGAATGACGggtctgttttaaaaatgtatcagtgcAGCAAAGGGGACGTGGGTTGTGTAGTATGGGACGCTGCTATTGTCCTGTCAAAATACCTCGAAACGGAACAATTTTGCAGTATTCAGTCTGGTATTAGTAAGTGGTTCTCCAAGAACATTATTGAACTGGGCGCAGGAACAGGAGTAGTTGGTCTCGTGGCTGCAACTCTGGGGTGAGTTATGAATGCTGTTCCAtatgaagaaaatgtatttattatatactgAAAGTTGTAGGATCTTTATTAACGATTCTTTGTTCTGATAATAAGTATTATCCACAAATATTGTTCAATTACAAGTATTGTGGCTGGTTTTCAACCTAAGTAATGTGCACCCTTAGGGCAAATGTTACAGTGACAGATCTAGAAGACCTGCAGCCTCTCCTTAAGCTGAACATTGAGAAAAATCAGCAACTCATCCATACGGGCTCAATCACAGCCAAGGTACTGAAATGGTTTGTACTACATTTCATCCTACAGGATCTTTTTGGGAGGGGTGTGTTTCCATCCTTAGCTATGAAACCTATTTATTCATTACATTCAAGGTTcactaaataaaagttttacaaCTAAGTAAATTAATACACTCTTtaaactttacttaaagcctttatgtataatgcattataaaagtattttaaagggttagttcgcccaaaaatgaaaattatgtcatttattactcaccctcatgtcgttccacacccgtaagaccttcgttcatcttcggaacacatattaaaatatttttgatgaaatccagtggctcagtgaggcctccattgccagcaatgtcaccaaacttctcaagatccagaaaggtactcgaaacacatttaaaacagttcatgtgactgcagtggttctaccttaatataaagcgacgagaatactttttgtgcaccaaaaaaacaaaataaggacttttcaacaatatctagcgatggccgatttcaaaacactgcttcaaagctttacgaatcttttgtttcgaatcagttgttcggagcgccaaagtcacgtgatttcagcagttggcagtttgatacgcgatccaaatcactgattcgaaacaaaagattcataaagctttgaagcagtgttttgaaatcggccatcactagatattgttgaaaagtctttattttgtttttttttgtgcacaaaaagtattctcgtcgctttataatattaaggtagaacaactgtactcacatgaactgttttaaatatgtcttgaGTACCtatctggatcttgagaggttcggtgacattgctggcaatagaggcctcactgagccattggatttcatcaaaaatatcttaatttgtgttccgaagatgaacgaaggtcttacgggtgtagaacaacatgagagtgagtaataaattacattattttcattttcgggtgaactaaccctttaatgcattaaagaTATCATGTAATGTACCttaaatgtattgtatgatcTTATGAATAATTGTAAACAGTTATAATATACCTTTAGacagtataatgcattaaaacacaacaaacaaccaatttcagatgtaacaaggaatctgtgaatattataatgcattttaactttggttacaattatttatgaaaagatatgatgcattataaagtacattatgaatacctttacgatgcattatacataaaggctttaagtaaagtgttaccaaagttttctttcaaataaagtGGGTTGCCCCCACATGATAGTCACCGTGACCACATGACCATAGTGCactcaaaattgaaaattctgtgatcatttattcacccttatgTAATTCCAAACCTTAATGACTTTCTTTCAATGGTggaacacaaaaataatttgaaaaatgtctttttttttatccttacaATGAAAGGTTTTCATCTCATTAAAATGACTAATGAAACTTTCTTTTCcttattttccttttaaaagGGGAGGAAACGTTGAAGATTTTCTACCTCATCCTGATTATATTCTGATGGCTGATTGTATCTACTATGAGCAGGTACTGTAAGAATGAATATTGCacaataatatatttctttttttccctttttctttctttttttttttttttttttacatccaaAACTTTTGTTAGTACCATACAGCAATAGTTAGCTTTGCAGTCCAGAATAGTTAACAGTACTAGGTTTAATAGCCTCTGTGTTTTATATTCCACAGTCTGTGGAGCCACTAGTGGAGACTCTGAAACTCTTGGCTGGACCAGAGACCTGCATCATCTGTTGCTATGAGCAGCGCACTGTTGGTGTCAATCCTGAGATAGAGAAGAGATTCTTTGAGGTGAGAGAAATAAACCATAAAACCTTATATTACACCTATACATTGTCATATTTAGTGGCACACTATAATGAGAGTGGATTAGATCAGtagattatatatattaaagtggACCTATTATGCTCCTTTTTATGTAATCTAAGTCTTAGGTGTCCTGAGAATGTGTcagaagttttagctcaaaataccccacagataatttattttaCCATTCCCAAAATGCCACTTTTTGGGTGGAAgcaaaaacaaactgtttttgactgtgtatctttaaatgcaaatgagctgctgctccccgcccccctttccagaagagggctgTGCCTTTACGGCTTGTGTCTCAGATATTttggcaacaacaaaacaggagtAACGGTATGGGGCCCTTTCCACAGAAAGCGTTTTTGCATTCCAGTGCACTGCTTTTCCATTATTTTCTATGTAAACCTGCGCTAGACAGaccttgcttttttttctcacatatGGGGCCATTCACACACAACAGGTCTTTGGAGTAGGTGGATTTTGACTATTATAGACTGGTTGTTTATACACTGccaacacatttatgttcaaacaccatgtttTTGCATATAGGTCGcctttaaatgcatgaataaaaagtcaaataaatTTCTTGTCAAGCTAAATCTGCTATTGTCTTATTCCTCATCTAATACACTGTTTCATAGCTACTTCTGCAAGAGTTCCAGTCAGAGGAGATCCCACCTGAGAAACAAGACCCCGAGTTCAATAGTCCTGACATTCACATTCTCCACCTGCGACGAAGAGTTGACTGAATGCCATTTACGAGGATGtgttgtgtatgtttgtgtttcaaTAGACTGCATTGTTTGAATCtatactatataaaaaaaaaaaattttaagtgCATTTTATGTGGTCTGGAAGTTTGGCCTTAATGTGAGCCTAAGTGTGTTTTCAGACAAACAAGTTTAAAGTGAATGGTTTTGCATGTGCATTGTGCACTGTTAAACTGGCAATAAATCTcaggtgtgtgtttttttacacACCAATTCAGAGAATGTTATACTGAGTGTGATTTATAATAACTAAATATAAGGAAGTTGCCCAAATACTAATAATTATGATTGTTCAAAGGATTCTACTTCAGACCACTTGATCTTAACTGGTGTCCCCTCTTCTAAACCAAATATGAACTAAATAAActagatatttatttaaaataatgcatgGACTGGATTTAGTGGTTTATGGGCTCATATAAAGTCTCCAGTGGGAACATGATTGAGAATTGAATTTCTTTATTAATTCTTTGTTATACAAACAACATTAATTGTTTTACTAACATTCTGTGTCCAgagttaaaggtagggtaggctttttataaacactttttgttatacttgtTGAAAATCTCTTCACATGACAGGGGTTTTCAAGGTAAGTCTGCACAGAATTAAATGTCAGATCACAGTGCCATCAGATTACATTTCATAGCTTTTAAAAGTCCTTTTCTTTATGGGGTCAGATGTCTTCTAGTCTATGTTCTAATACAATTATTAAGCTTCAGTATCAATCCATACATTCTCATACCCATTTGTAAACTGATGTATTTTGTTATAGCAATTTTATATGTTTGCTCTATATAAGCAGGAGTATGATATAGCTGTATACAAGCATGGCTGTGATTTGGCCCATAGACACAAGGCCACATGTTTGTCTCATAATTGCAAGTGTTAAGCACCACTGTGTCTTATCAATTTGGGGACATACTTGGCCATGACCTGAAGTGGAAGCCCAGTTAAAATAGGATGCTTTTTAACTTACCCCAAGTTAATTCttcctaaactttttttttttttttttttttttgtatttgggTGGTCTTTGGGTTTTACTACAGGCTGTTACATGTGACTAGCATTGACTAGCAACAGCCCTTGGCCACCAGTGGCCCGACTCGCCCCCTTTCCCCCAAACACCAAGTTTGTATATCCACTCTTCCCACTGAACACTAGCGGATTCTACCAACCATAGGGGTCGATTAACACCCATGACAAGAAATACACCTTTATAAAGCAACAGTGTTATCAGATACACATGTCAACATGTACACATAATCATAAATATtatctttgatcaaatataaaCCATACACATTACAAATAAGACAATGgccatttcaaaacattcaaatcAATCTCTGTCCCAGTAAATGGTATAACCACTAATTAAGAGTAATTGGTGATATTCACGTCATCATGATGCTCCCAAACACAGGACCAGACAGGTAAGTTAGACcatgaaatgtattaaacaataaacatgtacaaaataaaagaaatatgcTACCTTCCTAAGTCTCTGTTCACTTCTTGTACTCAGCTACAAAACAATTTGAACACTAGAAATTGACGTTTTCTCTATTCCCAcatcataatcataatataaccaataaataaatacacaataacaCTGAA
This window of the Ctenopharyngodon idella isolate HZGC_01 chromosome 17, HZGC01, whole genome shotgun sequence genome carries:
- the vcpkmt gene encoding protein-lysine methyltransferase METTL21D codes for the protein MLCSVKNMATEEDSEHYFVREIEKNDGSVLKMYQCSKGDVGCVVWDAAIVLSKYLETEQFCSIQSGISKWFSKNIIELGAGTGVVGLVAATLGANVTVTDLEDLQPLLKLNIEKNQQLIHTGSITAKVLKWGGNVEDFLPHPDYILMADCIYYEQSVEPLVETLKLLAGPETCIICCYEQRTVGVNPEIEKRFFELLLQEFQSEEIPPEKQDPEFNSPDIHILHLRRRVD